The genomic window CCCACTATAATCCCGTTGATTGGCCTCAAGCTCCTGAATGCTTCCAAGCAAGTTTTGACCGCAATGACGAAGAATTTATGGAGGCTTTTAATATTCAAGCCGGGGTAGCACTGCAAAATGCTCAGTTATTTGCCAGAGTTAAGCAACAGGAACAAATGCAACGGGATATTCTGCGGAGTCTTTCTAATGGTGTAATTTCCACAGATAAAGCAGGAGCAATTATTGCGGCTAATGAAAGTGCTAAACGCTTGTTGGGATTGGCAGATGAAGACCGTTTAGAAGGTAAATTAGTTAGTGAAGCGATCGCCATTAAAGAAGGCGATTTTAGCAAGTGGTGTAGAGATGCTTTACACGGTACAGACCTCAAGCTTCGCCAGCAATATTACCCAGACCGCACCTTATTAAGTACAGGTTCAGAATCAGACAAACATAGTATCAATTTATCAATTAATACTATTGCTGATGCTAGCGACCCGCAGCAAGTTTGTGGCGCACTGGTAGTCATGGACGATATCAGTGATGAAAAGCGTCTCAAGAGTACAATGTACCGCTACATGACCCAAGAATTAGCAGAAGAATTGTTGAAACTAGATGATGCTAAACTTGGAGGCGATCGCAAGGAAGTTTCAATTTTATTTTCCGATATTCGTGGCTACACCACTTTGACAGAAAATCTGGAAGCAGAAGAAGTGGTAAGTATGCTCAATGAATATTTTGAATCAATGGTAGATGCTGTTTTTAAACACAAAGGTACTCTCGATAAATACATCGGTGATGCGATTATGGCTGTGTTTGGTTCGCCTCTCCCCCTAGAAGAACACGCTTGGATGGCGGTACAAACATCTTTGGAGATGCGCCATCGGTTACAGGAATTTAATCAACGTCGCTACGCCGCTAATAAACCGAGAATTAATATTGGCATTGGCATTAATTCTGATACCGTCATTAGTGGTAATATCGGTTCTAGTAAAAGAATGGAATTTACTGCCATTGGTGATGGTGTTAACTTAGGTTCTCGCCTAGAAAGTGTAAGTAAGCAGTACGGTTGCGATATTATTCTCAGTGATAATACTTTTAAACCCTGCCAAAATCACATTTGGGCGAGAGAACTAGACTACATTCGTGTTAAAGGTAGAAACGAGCCGGTAGCTATATACGAATTAGTGGGTTTACGTTCCGACCCTATTAGTAGCGAGAAATTACAAGTAATAGAGCATTATCATAAAGGTCGTGAGTATTATCTTCAGCAGGATTTTGCTTTAGCCAGAGCGGAATTTGCCACTGTTTTAGCCGCAGATAAGCATGATAAAGCTGCGATGCTGTACCTTTTACGTTGTCAGCATTGGTTACAATCACCCCCAACCACTTCACAATGGGATGAGGGTGTTTGGACTTTTCAGGAAAAATAAATCCGGTGTATCTACCTAATCACAGAAGATACTTGCTCTTTTAAGGGTGCAACATTTAAAATACTACCAA from Nostoc sp. UHCC 0870 includes these protein-coding regions:
- a CDS encoding GAF domain-containing protein; amino-acid sequence: MSVQQRSFGETADLIIGVSNQENEGLPVNASPVGNLARRKGTISTFLAPLTQDTFKQVVTEVEQKLQIVHQTLSMLDSQGFETILQEMLHSITLKTGELLGADRTTIFLLDEEKQELWSIVAAGEGDRSLEIRIPADKGIAGEVATFKQVINIPFDFYNDPRSIFAQEKEKITGYRTYTMLALPLLNEQGRLVAVVQLLNKLKSTYNHDAPLAERIDTIGFTGADEDLFQEFAPSIRLILESSRSFYIATQKQRAAAAMMKAVKSLSQSSLDLEDTLKRVMDEAKELMNADRSTLWLIDRDRHELWTKITQDDGSTRELRVPIGKGFVGMVAASGQKLNLPFDLYNHPDSETAKQIDQQNGYRTCSLLCMPVFNGDQELIGVTQLVNKKKSGDFPHYNPVDWPQAPECFQASFDRNDEEFMEAFNIQAGVALQNAQLFARVKQQEQMQRDILRSLSNGVISTDKAGAIIAANESAKRLLGLADEDRLEGKLVSEAIAIKEGDFSKWCRDALHGTDLKLRQQYYPDRTLLSTGSESDKHSINLSINTIADASDPQQVCGALVVMDDISDEKRLKSTMYRYMTQELAEELLKLDDAKLGGDRKEVSILFSDIRGYTTLTENLEAEEVVSMLNEYFESMVDAVFKHKGTLDKYIGDAIMAVFGSPLPLEEHAWMAVQTSLEMRHRLQEFNQRRYAANKPRINIGIGINSDTVISGNIGSSKRMEFTAIGDGVNLGSRLESVSKQYGCDIILSDNTFKPCQNHIWARELDYIRVKGRNEPVAIYELVGLRSDPISSEKLQVIEHYHKGREYYLQQDFALARAEFATVLAADKHDKAAMLYLLRCQHWLQSPPTTSQWDEGVWTFQEK